One Salvia splendens isolate huo1 chromosome 1, SspV2, whole genome shotgun sequence genomic window, aTCCTACTGCCTTTACAACTAGAAAAGGGACGAATACTTATCTTTATGAACTTGCCGGATTCCGGCAGTAAGCTTGACACTCCGACGCCAACCAACGACGACCCTTGCTCCGACAGCCACTGTTTCCGTATCTTTAGAAATCTGGAAAATTGAATGCAAATAACAAAGTTatcaaaaataatagtaataaaatctttaaaaatatatatattttgaaaagaGAGAGGCTGACCGAGAGAGTGAAAGATGGAGCATACCGACGGCGGACCTCCGGGAGGAGGGCGACGAAGCCGCAGCCCGTGCAtgcgcggcggcggcggcgaaccTGGACCGAcgaaggaggaggatggcggcgCGACGGTGAAGaggggagagaagagagagagatgaggaggAAGGGAGCACCGATCTACCGTTTTCCGGAGACGACCGGACTGCCGGAGGAGGGCGGCGAAGCCGCTGCCTCTGCATGACGGCGGTGGAGGAGGATCCGCGGCGGTGGCGGATCCGCAGTGATAACGGCGGCGGTGCGgtgaagagaagagagaagagggagagaagagaggagagggagagagaagatgGAGAAAGAAGGGGCGCCGCCGGAACGGCGGCGCTGGTAGGGCGGTGGCGGGTGGCGGCGTCGAGTAGGAGAGGAGGGAGAAGCTGCTGTTTTTCATTGTGTTTGTAAATGAGGGAAGAAGACAAATGGTAGGGTATTTAGTATGTGGGTTTCTTTTGTGGGCTCATGAATAAATTAAATGGGCCATATAATTTATTAGGGCCCAACTACTTCAATTTAATTTGAGGCTTCAATGCATCTCAATGCATAGGGTATTTTGAGGCCCATTTCGAATTTAGTTATTTTTGGGCCTAAGAATAACATGGTTAAATAAATTAGTTATGACTCAAGTTgctaatctttttatttttaagaataattaataaagtatagAACACCAATTTAGTTGGAACCGGACTAGCAAACgaagtagtaataaatagtgtAAGTTTTAGAAAATTCTtcatgaataataataataataataataataataataataataataataatataataggGTTAACCCTTGAaattttctttctcatttaattatattagtttaaaactaaattagtatttcctaatgtgatattttcaaaagggtacGTTCGCAAGTAACGTTGGAACGAAAAGTTCAAGTTAAAGGAGCTAAACGAACAAGGTGAGCTTTcctatactaaaatacaaatcgcaATTTATgagaacacgaacacatgttcgtgatctttagagatgttgtcttgccataaatgttttgtgtatgatgcctatctgattggctaaggccaagtgaattatgaataatgacatatgtgaatcgattcgattgTGAGTCCTGGTAGGAtggtgtccctacttggaacctctgaccgtgaacggcagagaaggtgaccgtgcgagaacaccatctcgacggcacaatgtgatcagatacggctaagtacaggaaagagggcccaatgtgaatatttttagtaagctcgggtcttttcaataaaacccTGAGTATTACTGTGaggatggcttgacaatattttcaaatgtatatgtgtaattttcggcaatgtgttcactgagtacttttgtactcagctctgcatatatttctaaatgtgcaggttgagtcgtGGAAAGGGGGGACAAGTGCTGTGGAGAGCAAGCTAGTAGCTAACTATGAATaaaactctcggaggttcatgtctccacACATGGACCGCGTTCTTTTGTTTCCGCTATGCCAGTTAAAAGGAAATTCCTATTTTACTTTTGACTCTGATAAACAGGAGTTGTATGAACAGTCACTCGATTCTGTATAATCGAGTGTATTTTGTTATAAGTATTTTCCCTGCTTGACTTCATTTTTGTGTGTCTCGCTCTGCTTTGGCTTAAATTTCCCCTGAActctatccccgcttcttataatcCATCCTTAGTCACGGTTTTCCGggttatgctatccttagctaactgcggtcgtgacagagtggtatcagagcattctttctcgctctgaacctgagagtcttctttgaaaatcgTGGGTTTAGCATTGTTCCGCTAGACTTTTCGTCTAACAAAAGAGACTCCCAGCACCTACCCCCAACACATTCAACCAAAGCAACGGTAAGTGATTCTAATTTGAATGcaagtgtgtattttatgtttacTGAAGTGTGTATTGAATTTTTATACACAGACTTCATAGAACATCAATCGTAACTTTGCCAACACTTTTCTAAGCTAGGCAACAATACTAAAAACGTTATAACAAGTAGTTCCGAACGATAGTGAACATGTATGATGTGACGTAGAAGTGATTTTTAGGAACTGCTCCTAGTATCGAAGTGTAACATAGTTAAATACGACTAGTAAGAATGACCGAGCATTTGCATCACATCACGTTTACTTctttatgtgttattttataCGCGTATTTATGTATGAGGATACGAGGATCTGATCGGCATGCCTTCTTATAGATGGTTTATCCTACAGTCGAGGACATTCTCCTTGAGTACCTCACATTTGTGATGCTCGAAGGAGAGGATTTTGGGATATTTCTAGCACAGTTTAGGTGGCTCTGGGAAAGAGCGCACCCAGTAGGAGTGACTCACTATGACGGTATCTAGCGACTTATCAAGCTTCTACCCTCGGATTGGGTAGGCTTTGCCATCGACCGATCccgtgattatatattttctgtAGCCCCTTTCTTCGACTCTTATGGTGATTTTCCCGAGTTCATCGGGGAAATTCACTCGTGTTTTATCCTACATGGCCAGGCACCGAGGGGACCATACATGCGACCATGCGATTTAGTCCCGGTAGGAGACCCAGGAGTCCCGCAGCCAGAGGACTTTCAGCCCGAGCTGATCGTCCTGCAGCTAGCAGACCTTCAGCCCGAGCTGGTTATTCCGCACCCAGCAGATCCTCAACCCGACCTGATCCTCCCATCTCGGCCCTCTACGCCGAGGCATCGAGCTCGTGGAGAGTTTGAGGCGGGACCATCTCGTCACCCTGTGGGAGAGGAGGAGGACCACTACTCAGCCAGCCCGACCCCGCACCGGGCCTAGAGGAAATAGGGTTGGCTAACACCGAGGCGAGAGAGTTACGAGCTGCAGCAGCCGAGAGGCGTAGGAGGGACAAGGCCCCCGCCACTCCTTCAGATGAGGACGAGTCAGTTGAGCAGAAGATCATAGTAGGCACCAGTCGCCTACAGCCACTGTCTATTCCTTCTGAGACAACTTCCGACGCACTGCCAGGAGCGACGATTCCTACCATTCCTAGTCGTCACGAGTTTATATCACCAGAGCGTGGACCCGTCGCACGGGTTGTACGCCATTGGGGAGCTGTTACCCGTGGATCACATCCTCCGGGTAGCACTATTGAGTCAGCTATTCTCCTAGATGAGAGTTCGGACGAAGAGGAGCCTGAGGAAGATGAGGGGGACCCGGGGACCGGTGCGAGTACCACAGAGACATCAGCCTGATCGTTGACTAGATAGGGATGTGAgctttgtatatatgtgtgtatccCAGAAACGGATCCGTTATGAGACCGTTCTGGATTATGTTTTGACTAGCTATAGTATTTTGACATCACGGAAACATTCGTGCGAGTGTTCCGTGGCTTGACATATTTTGACTAAGATCTGTTTAGTAACAGATCTGATATTTTGCTACATCTGGTTGTACGAAAGTCCTCGGTGGAGGCAATTTTTCCCTGTACATAAACTTTTATATGAATATATACATGTTTTACTTTCTGTCTCTAGCAGAATATGATAATACttgtttaaataaattaaaattctctATTTTCCTAATTGTTAAATTTATTTCCAATAATAGTAACTTATACTTATAAGAAAATGTTTTATCAATAGAAAATGGAGCCAAGGATAGCTGGACGACcccgaggaagaggaagaggaagaggacgtGGTAGAGGGCCGCACCGCGAGCCCGAGGGACAACGTGTAAGCCCTCCGCCACCATCCCCACCTCGATCACCTTCGCCTCCACCTGCTCCGACAGTGGATAGAACTGTCGTTAATACCTTTCTGAAAAAGAAACCACcaacatttgacggaaaaggcGACCCCGCTGAAGCAGAATCGTGGATACGTGCGCTAGAGCGCCTGTTTGACTTACTGCAGTGCACAGATGATGAGCGCTTGATTTGTGCCTCACTCCAACTAACAGGGTCAGCAGATTATTGGTGGGAGGCCCGCAAAAAGACAATGACCCTGCATCAGCTAGAGGGCCTAACTTGGGAACAATTCAAGACAGGAATCTATGACAAGTACATCCCCAAGAGCTATAAGAAGCAAAAAGAAACAGAGTTCTACAACTTGAAACAGGGACGAATGTCAGTAATGGAATATGATCGCGCCTTCTTTGACCTGTCCAGGTATGgagctgatcaagtggacacGGATGAAAAGATGTCCGAGAAATTTTGTGCTGGCTTGAGGCACGAAATAAGAGTAGCATTGGCTAGCCGTGGCGGACTACCATATTCCGAAGCTCTAAAACTGGCCCTAGATATCGAAGCTGCATTGCCAAAAGAAAGACTGATACCCAACCCTACAAATATGTCATTTCAGACCTCGTCCCAAGCCCCAAGGGACAAAAGAAAGTGGGAAGGGAACCAGAACCAGTGGGGACAAGTGCTGTGGAGAGCAAGCTAGTAGCTAACTATGAATaaaactctcggaggttcatgtctccacACATGGACCGCGTTCTTTTGTTTCCGCTATGCCAGTTAAAAGGAAATGCCTATTTTACTTTTGACTCTGATAAACAGGAGTTGTATGAACAGTCACTCGATTCTGTATAATTGAGTGTATTTTGTTATAAGTATTTTCCCTG contains:
- the LOC121767365 gene encoding proline-rich receptor-like protein kinase PERK2; the protein is MKNSSFSLLSYSTPPPATALPAPPFRRRPFFLHLLSPSPLFSPSSLFSSPHRRRYHCGSATAADPPPPPSCRGSGFAALLRQSGRLRKTVDRCSLPPHLSLFSPLFTVAPPSSSFVGPGSPPPPRMHGLRLRRPPPGGPPSISKDTETVAVGARVVVGWRRSVKLTAGIRQVHKDKYSSLF